Proteins from one Corticium candelabrum chromosome 4, ooCorCand1.1, whole genome shotgun sequence genomic window:
- the LOC134178181 gene encoding chromosome transmission fidelity protein 8 homolog: MVQIVVRMGADGSEWGLVELQGQLDTKAGVSLDELHIGDLHFDETGIAHMIIGHHLLTGKVATLEKPFAVISRKTDELKTSSEVAMETGDETTGNTEYTIVAMIRRKVVFKVRPKPIVSTFSSKIE; encoded by the exons ATGGTTCAAATTGTTGTTCGTAT GGGAGCGGATGGTAGTGAATGGGGGCTTGTGGAGTTGCAAGGGCAACTTGATACAAAGGCTGGAGTTAGTTTGGATGAATTACACATTGGTGATCTACACTTTGATGAAACG GGCATTGCTCACATGATTATCGGACATCATCTTCTGACTGGCAAAGTAGCGACCTTAGAAAAGCCTTTCGCTGTCATCAGTCGAAAAACTGACGAATTGAAGACATCATCAGAAGTTGCCATGGAGACAGGAGACGAAACAACAGGAAATACTGAATACACAATTGTAGCAATGATCAGGAGGAAGGTTGTCTTCAAAGTTAGACCGAAACCAATTGTTAGTACGTTTTCATCAAAGATTGAGTAG
- the LOC134178180 gene encoding L-methionine gamma-lyase-like isoform X1, translating into MFEQEPLVYPVVASSTFRLRSADEGRLLAAGQDGGRACLYSRWRNPTVLAAADMIQHLEQAEGTLLLPSGMAAITTCLLTLLKTGDHVVAANVLYSGTTWSLRNTFARWGLEVSWVDGSSVEEYRKAIKPNTKLLYNETPANPLMGIVDLEVFGQLSVTNPDLITVVDSTFASPYLQQPIKYGVDIVVHSCTKYMGGHSDLTAGCISFRSQQLFQKVYHEAKTIGTLALSPFDAFLLHRGLKTLHIRMQKHSANALVLAQFLKSHPKVTRVYYPGLPSHPGHETAKKQMKQFGGMISFEVAGGLEAGKQLVEATRVFVLAVSLGGIESLIEHPASMTHTRAIITSEDQASANITDGLLRLSVGIEEVDVLKADLAQALDKVIVA; encoded by the exons ATGTTCGAGCAAGAGCCGTTGGTTTATCCTGTCGTTGCATCGTCTACGTTTCGTCTGCGCTCTGCAGATGAAGGAAGACTTTTAGCTGCAGGGCAA GATGGCGGACGTGCCTGTTTGTATTCGCGTTGGCGCAATCCTACTGTTCTAGCAGCTGCTGATATGATACAGCATCTGGAACAAGCCGAAGGAACGTTGCTGCTTCCATCAGGAATGGCTGCTATAACCACATGCCTATTGACGTTACTCAAAACGGGAGACCATGTG GTTGCTGCTAATGTCCTCTATTCTGGAACCACATGGTCTCTCAGGAATACGTTCGCTCGTTGGGGTCTCGAAGTGTCGTGGGTTGACGGCTCGAGTGTTGAAGAATACAGAAAAGCCATCAAACCGAACACAAAA TTGCTGTATAACGAGACACCAGCCAATCCACTCATGGGCATAGTAGACTTGGAAGTATTCGGACAGCTCAGTGTTACAAATCCTGACCTCATCACAGTCGTCGACAGCACGTTTGCGTCTCCCTACTTGCAGCAACCAATCAAATATGGTGTTGATATCGTCGTCCACAGCTG TACAAAGTACATGGGTGGTCACAGTGACCTGACAGCTGGCTGTATTTCATTTCGATCGCAGCAACTATTCCAGAAGGTTTATCATGAGGCGAAAACGATCGGAACACTCGCTCTT TCACCATTTGATGCATTCTTGTTGCATCGTGGCCTCAAAACTCTCCACATACGAATGCAAAAACACTCAGCAAATGCTCTCGTGTTAGCACAATTCCTGAAGAGCCACCCAAAG GTGACTCGAGTGTATTACCCGGGATTGCCATCTCATCCCGGACACGAGACAGCGAAAAAGCAGATGAAACAATTTGGAGGAATGATCTCGTTTGAGGTTGCAGGTGGCTTAGAAGCAGGAAAACAACTGGTGGAG GCAACGAGAGTTTTTGTTCTCGCTGTGTCACTCGGCGGCATCGAGAGTCTAATCGAGCATCCGGCTAGCAtgacacacacgcgtgcaatCATCACATCCGAAGACCAAGCGAGTGCCAACATCACAGACGGCTTACTGAGATTAAG TGTTGGGATTGAAGAAGTCGATGTACTGAAGGCGGATCTGGCTCAAGCCTTGGACAAGGTTATAGTCGCgtga
- the LOC134178180 gene encoding L-methionine gamma-lyase-like isoform X2 produces the protein MIQHLEQAEGTLLLPSGMAAITTCLLTLLKTGDHVVAANVLYSGTTWSLRNTFARWGLEVSWVDGSSVEEYRKAIKPNTKLLYNETPANPLMGIVDLEVFGQLSVTNPDLITVVDSTFASPYLQQPIKYGVDIVVHSCTKYMGGHSDLTAGCISFRSQQLFQKVYHEAKTIGTLALSPFDAFLLHRGLKTLHIRMQKHSANALVLAQFLKSHPKVTRVYYPGLPSHPGHETAKKQMKQFGGMISFEVAGGLEAGKQLVEATRVFVLAVSLGGIESLIEHPASMTHTRAIITSEDQASANITDGLLRLSVGIEEVDVLKADLAQALDKVIVA, from the exons ATGATACAGCATCTGGAACAAGCCGAAGGAACGTTGCTGCTTCCATCAGGAATGGCTGCTATAACCACATGCCTATTGACGTTACTCAAAACGGGAGACCATGTG GTTGCTGCTAATGTCCTCTATTCTGGAACCACATGGTCTCTCAGGAATACGTTCGCTCGTTGGGGTCTCGAAGTGTCGTGGGTTGACGGCTCGAGTGTTGAAGAATACAGAAAAGCCATCAAACCGAACACAAAA TTGCTGTATAACGAGACACCAGCCAATCCACTCATGGGCATAGTAGACTTGGAAGTATTCGGACAGCTCAGTGTTACAAATCCTGACCTCATCACAGTCGTCGACAGCACGTTTGCGTCTCCCTACTTGCAGCAACCAATCAAATATGGTGTTGATATCGTCGTCCACAGCTG TACAAAGTACATGGGTGGTCACAGTGACCTGACAGCTGGCTGTATTTCATTTCGATCGCAGCAACTATTCCAGAAGGTTTATCATGAGGCGAAAACGATCGGAACACTCGCTCTT TCACCATTTGATGCATTCTTGTTGCATCGTGGCCTCAAAACTCTCCACATACGAATGCAAAAACACTCAGCAAATGCTCTCGTGTTAGCACAATTCCTGAAGAGCCACCCAAAG GTGACTCGAGTGTATTACCCGGGATTGCCATCTCATCCCGGACACGAGACAGCGAAAAAGCAGATGAAACAATTTGGAGGAATGATCTCGTTTGAGGTTGCAGGTGGCTTAGAAGCAGGAAAACAACTGGTGGAG GCAACGAGAGTTTTTGTTCTCGCTGTGTCACTCGGCGGCATCGAGAGTCTAATCGAGCATCCGGCTAGCAtgacacacacgcgtgcaatCATCACATCCGAAGACCAAGCGAGTGCCAACATCACAGACGGCTTACTGAGATTAAG TGTTGGGATTGAAGAAGTCGATGTACTGAAGGCGGATCTGGCTCAAGCCTTGGACAAGGTTATAGTCGCgtga